In Amycolatopsis sp. EV170708-02-1, the following are encoded in one genomic region:
- a CDS encoding tannase/feruloyl esterase family alpha/beta hydrolase — translation MTLTGILAAALIVTGAPAIGTDDVRVHTGVIEGARYRVEVPSNWNGKLLLYNHGIYPPGYVPEEIELANRAEAKPVLLGEGYALAASLYSKPNGFSAREAVHDQTALLSWFDRTVGRPDQVLTWGASGGGLNAVLLSERLPHRIDGALAMCGPVAGGSALFGQTLDLGFTVRTLLAPELEIVRIADPGANLAKARQVLAKALESPEGRARLALANAFADVPGWSTAHRPRSTDVAAQVRQQTEFVQAVYDQLAWGAHRADLEAQAGGNPTGNTGVDYRGLLARSSERGLVHQAYRDAGLSLDADLAALAGAPRVQADKAAARWLARAGTPTGRGRQPVVTLHPIGDGVAPEHERTYGDRVDPGRIRQLFVNRGGHCQHTAAEELTALRVLRDRVETGRWPSTSPERLNAEANRFGPEFRFLYDWLHGEQGTAASAFRRYHPEPLPRAV, via the coding sequence ATGACATTGACAGGAATCCTGGCCGCCGCGCTGATCGTCACCGGTGCGCCCGCCATCGGCACGGACGACGTCCGTGTGCACACCGGAGTGATCGAGGGTGCCCGGTACCGGGTCGAGGTGCCGTCGAACTGGAACGGCAAGTTGTTGCTGTACAACCACGGGATCTATCCGCCGGGCTACGTTCCCGAGGAGATCGAACTCGCCAACCGGGCGGAGGCGAAACCCGTTCTCCTCGGCGAGGGGTACGCGTTGGCCGCGTCGCTCTACAGCAAGCCGAACGGCTTCTCGGCCCGCGAAGCCGTCCACGATCAGACGGCACTGCTGTCCTGGTTCGACCGCACGGTCGGCCGTCCGGACCAGGTGCTCACCTGGGGAGCTTCCGGCGGCGGGCTCAACGCGGTCCTGCTGTCCGAGCGGCTCCCGCATCGGATCGACGGCGCGCTGGCGATGTGCGGTCCCGTCGCGGGCGGTTCCGCGTTGTTCGGCCAGACGCTCGATCTGGGGTTCACGGTCCGGACGCTGCTGGCGCCCGAACTGGAGATCGTCCGCATCGCCGACCCTGGGGCGAATCTCGCGAAAGCCCGTCAGGTGCTCGCGAAGGCGCTGGAATCACCCGAAGGACGGGCGCGGCTCGCTCTCGCCAACGCGTTCGCCGACGTCCCCGGCTGGTCGACGGCGCATCGTCCCCGTTCCACCGACGTGGCGGCGCAGGTCCGGCAGCAGACGGAGTTCGTCCAGGCGGTCTACGACCAGCTGGCCTGGGGTGCGCACCGGGCCGATCTGGAGGCGCAGGCCGGCGGGAATCCGACCGGGAACACCGGGGTGGACTACCGCGGCCTGCTCGCCCGGTCCAGTGAACGCGGCCTCGTGCACCAGGCCTACCGTGACGCGGGCCTGAGCCTCGACGCCGACTTGGCCGCGCTCGCCGGAGCGCCCCGGGTCCAGGCCGACAAGGCCGCCGCCCGCTGGCTCGCCCGTGCCGGGACGCCGACGGGACGTGGTCGTCAGCCCGTCGTCACGCTGCACCCGATCGGCGACGGTGTCGCCCCCGAACACGAGCGGACCTACGGCGACCGCGTCGATCCCGGCCGGATCCGGCAACTGTTCGTGAACCGGGGCGGGCACTGCCAGCACACCGCCGCGGAAGAACTGACGGCGTTGCGTGTGCTGCGGGACCGCGTCGAAACCGGACGCTGGCCATCGACGTCACCGGAACGCCTGAACGCCGAGGCGAACCGGTTCGGCCCGGAGTTCCGCTTCCTCTACGACTGGCTGCACGGTGAGCAGGGCACCGCCGCGTCCGCCTTCCGGCGGTATCACCCGGAGCCGCTTCCCCGCGCGGTCTGA
- a CDS encoding SRPBCC domain-containing protein gives MAKESEVRFEGFLPTTPADTWAAITTASGGWLWPIQYEPRDGGAESGLTPNGGMVTVWKPSRRFVTYAEDETGWFNTLEYVLEPKDGGTYLRYEHTTVLDDWDVEYDACEQHTAFYCHSLGEYLTHFNRRQAKYFKADAPEASKAPEAFETVRAALGAKAVGDRVYLEVAGVEGVVDYLTPAFIGVRTEDALYRFYGRNVWGWPVGIGHHLFAEDADADEAEKAWTAWLNGLYA, from the coding sequence ATGGCAAAGGAATCCGAGGTCCGCTTCGAGGGCTTCCTGCCCACCACACCCGCCGACACCTGGGCCGCGATCACCACCGCCAGCGGCGGCTGGCTCTGGCCGATCCAGTACGAACCCCGCGACGGCGGCGCCGAGTCCGGCCTCACCCCCAACGGCGGCATGGTGACCGTCTGGAAGCCGTCGCGGCGCTTCGTCACGTACGCGGAAGACGAGACCGGCTGGTTCAACACGCTCGAATACGTCCTCGAACCGAAGGACGGGGGCACGTACCTGCGTTACGAGCACACCACCGTCCTCGACGACTGGGACGTCGAATACGACGCGTGCGAGCAGCACACGGCGTTCTACTGCCACTCGCTGGGCGAATACCTGACGCATTTCAACCGACGTCAGGCGAAGTACTTCAAGGCCGATGCGCCCGAAGCGTCGAAGGCCCCGGAGGCGTTCGAGACCGTGAGGGCGGCTCTAGGCGCGAAGGCCGTGGGCGACCGTGTGTACCTCGAAGTCGCCGGCGTCGAGGGCGTCGTCGACTACCTGACGCCGGCCTTCATCGGTGTCCGGACCGAAGACGCGCTGTACCGCTTCTACGGCCGGAACGTCTGGGGCTGGCCGGTGGGCATCGGGCACCACCTGTTCGCCGAAGACGCCGACGCGGACGAAGCCGAGAAGGCGTGGACAGCCTGGCTCAACGGCTTGTACGCCTAG
- the purN gene encoding phosphoribosylglycinamide formyltransferase has protein sequence MDLPTPVKLVVLASGSGTLLQAVLDAVEKPNFPAKVVAVGADRTGVEALTRAERAGVPSFTVRMADHPDRAAWDKAITEAVAAYQPDLVVSAGFMKILGAEFLARFPGRVINTHPALLPSFPGAHAVADALAMAVKVTGSTVHFVDAGVDTGPIIAQEPVIVEPDDDENVLHERIKAVERRLLVETIEKLGRSGCSVEGRKVRFS, from the coding sequence TTGGACCTGCCCACTCCGGTGAAGCTCGTCGTCCTCGCGTCCGGTTCCGGCACGCTGCTGCAAGCCGTGCTCGACGCCGTCGAAAAGCCGAACTTCCCGGCGAAGGTGGTCGCCGTCGGCGCGGACCGCACCGGGGTCGAGGCGCTGACCCGGGCCGAACGCGCCGGAGTGCCGTCGTTCACCGTGCGGATGGCCGATCACCCGGACCGCGCGGCGTGGGACAAGGCGATCACCGAAGCCGTCGCCGCCTACCAGCCGGACCTGGTCGTCTCCGCCGGGTTCATGAAGATCCTCGGCGCCGAATTCCTCGCGCGGTTCCCCGGCCGCGTGATCAACACCCATCCGGCGTTGCTGCCGTCGTTCCCCGGCGCGCACGCCGTGGCCGACGCGCTGGCGATGGCCGTCAAGGTCACCGGGTCGACGGTCCATTTCGTCGACGCCGGGGTCGACACCGGGCCGATCATCGCGCAGGAGCCGGTGATCGTGGAGCCCGACGACGACGAAAACGTCCTGCACGAGCGGATCAAGGCCGTGGAACGCAGGCTCCTGGTGGAAACGATCGAGAAACTCGGCCGGAGCGGGTGCTCGGTCGAGGGACGAAAGGTGAGGTTTTCGTGA
- the purH gene encoding bifunctional phosphoribosylaminoimidazolecarboxamide formyltransferase/IMP cyclohydrolase, which produces MSTAQGQRPVRRALIGVSDKAGLLELATGLHAAGVEIVSTGGTAKVIANAGVPVTPVEEVTGFPESLDGRVKTLHPRVHAGLLADRDRPEHVEQLKQLDIAPFDLLVVNLYPFTQTVASGASPEDCVENIDIGGPAMVRAAAKNHNSVAVVVDPSRYEWVLERVAAGGFELADRKRLAAQAYAHTAAYDTAVAAWFANVYAPADDSGFPDFTGASWERGDVLRYGENPHQKAALYKHWRPGLAHAEQLHGKAMSYNNYVDTDAARRAAYDFEAPAVAIIKHANPCGIAVGEDIAEAHRKAHACDPVSAYGGVIATNRPVSREAAEQISEVFTEVVLAPDFDAEALEILQRKKNVRLLKLPAITSPDPIEFRPISGGMLVQTVDTIAAEGDDPANWTLATGAPADERTLADLEFAWRSLRAVKSNAILLANDGATVGVGMGQVNRVDSSRLAVSRAGDRAKGSVAASDAFFPFPDGLEVLLEAGVRAVVQPGGSIRDAEVIAAAEAAGVTLYLTGTRHFAH; this is translated from the coding sequence GTGAGTACCGCACAGGGACAGCGTCCCGTCCGGCGCGCGCTGATCGGCGTCTCGGACAAGGCCGGCCTGCTCGAACTCGCCACCGGGCTGCACGCGGCGGGTGTCGAGATCGTGTCGACCGGCGGCACGGCGAAGGTCATCGCGAACGCCGGGGTGCCGGTGACGCCGGTCGAAGAGGTCACCGGGTTCCCCGAGTCGCTCGACGGCCGGGTCAAGACGCTGCACCCGCGCGTGCACGCCGGCCTGCTCGCCGACCGTGACCGCCCGGAGCACGTCGAGCAGCTCAAGCAGCTCGACATCGCGCCGTTCGACCTGCTCGTGGTCAACCTGTACCCGTTCACGCAGACCGTCGCCTCGGGTGCGAGCCCGGAAGACTGTGTCGAGAACATCGACATCGGCGGCCCGGCGATGGTGCGTGCCGCGGCGAAGAACCACAACAGTGTCGCCGTCGTGGTCGACCCGTCCCGCTACGAGTGGGTGCTGGAGCGCGTCGCGGCAGGCGGTTTCGAGCTGGCCGACCGCAAGCGGCTCGCCGCGCAGGCCTACGCGCACACGGCGGCGTACGACACCGCCGTCGCCGCCTGGTTCGCCAACGTCTACGCGCCCGCGGACGACTCCGGTTTCCCGGACTTCACCGGTGCTTCGTGGGAGCGCGGCGACGTGCTGCGCTACGGCGAGAACCCGCACCAGAAGGCCGCGCTGTACAAGCACTGGCGGCCCGGCCTCGCGCACGCGGAACAGCTGCACGGCAAGGCCATGTCGTACAACAACTACGTCGACACCGACGCCGCGCGCCGTGCCGCGTACGACTTCGAGGCCCCAGCCGTCGCGATCATCAAGCACGCCAACCCGTGCGGGATCGCGGTCGGCGAGGACATCGCCGAGGCGCACCGGAAGGCGCACGCGTGCGACCCGGTCTCGGCCTACGGCGGGGTGATCGCGACCAACCGGCCGGTGAGCCGCGAGGCCGCCGAGCAGATCTCCGAGGTGTTCACCGAGGTCGTGCTGGCGCCGGACTTCGACGCCGAGGCGCTCGAGATCCTGCAGCGCAAGAAGAACGTGCGACTGCTGAAGCTGCCCGCGATCACGTCGCCGGATCCGATCGAGTTTCGGCCGATCTCGGGCGGCATGCTGGTGCAGACCGTCGACACGATCGCCGCCGAGGGCGACGACCCGGCGAACTGGACGCTGGCCACCGGCGCGCCCGCCGACGAGCGGACGCTGGCCGACCTCGAGTTCGCGTGGCGTTCGCTGCGCGCGGTGAAGTCGAACGCGATCCTGCTGGCGAACGACGGCGCGACCGTCGGCGTCGGCATGGGCCAGGTCAACCGGGTCGACTCCTCGCGGCTCGCGGTTTCGCGGGCGGGCGACCGGGCGAAGGGTTCCGTCGCCGCTTCGGACGCCTTCTTCCCGTTCCCGGACGGGCTCGAGGTCCTGCTGGAGGCCGGCGTCCGCGCCGTCGTCCAGCCGGGCGGCTCGATCCGCGACGCCGAGGTCATCGCTGCCGCCGAGGCCGCCGGGGTCACCCTGTACCTGACCGGTACGCGCCACTTCGCCCACTGA
- a CDS encoding VOC family protein yields MKLEHIGAVVHDLEAAKAFFVALGLELEGEASLQGDTVDRITGLNGVRTDIAVLRPPDGHGGVELIKYHTPEGPEGDPRAPMNTPGISHFVFSVEDIEATLERLRPHGATLVGELVRYEDSYRLCYVRGPAGIVVELAEELVRPEA; encoded by the coding sequence ATGAAGCTGGAACACATCGGCGCCGTCGTCCACGATCTCGAGGCGGCCAAGGCCTTCTTCGTCGCGCTGGGTCTCGAATTGGAAGGCGAGGCGTCGCTCCAAGGAGACACGGTCGATCGCATCACCGGGTTGAACGGGGTGCGGACGGATATCGCGGTGCTGCGGCCGCCGGACGGTCACGGAGGAGTGGAGCTGATCAAGTACCACACTCCGGAGGGGCCGGAAGGCGATCCGCGCGCGCCGATGAACACGCCCGGTATCAGCCATTTCGTGTTCTCGGTCGAGGACATCGAAGCCACCCTCGAGCGGTTACGGCCGCACGGGGCCACGCTCGTCGGCGAGCTGGTGCGGTACGAGGACAGTTACCGGCTCTGTTACGTCCGCGGCCCGGCGGGCATCGTCGTCGAGCTGGCGGAAGAGCTCGTACGCCCGGAAGCGTAG
- a CDS encoding pyridoxamine 5'-phosphate oxidase family protein, translating into MQQNTIDEILNRPLSQELLARDLARLAYTAVDGTPRAIPIGIHWNGTEIVMCTSTNAPKLASLRRNPAVALTIDTESHPPKILLLRGTVELDHVDGIPDEYMQWSGTYEMTPEQRAEWEENVKALYKSMVRIVMTPTWVKLIDFEETLPTAVEELIARQSA; encoded by the coding sequence ATGCAGCAGAACACGATCGACGAGATCCTGAACCGCCCGCTCAGCCAGGAGCTCCTGGCCCGTGACCTGGCCCGGCTGGCCTACACCGCGGTCGACGGCACGCCGCGGGCGATCCCGATCGGCATCCACTGGAACGGCACGGAGATCGTCATGTGCACCTCGACGAACGCCCCGAAGCTGGCGTCGCTGCGCCGCAACCCGGCGGTCGCGCTGACGATCGACACCGAATCGCATCCGCCGAAGATCCTGCTTCTCCGCGGCACCGTCGAGCTGGACCACGTCGACGGCATCCCCGACGAGTACATGCAGTGGAGCGGCACCTACGAGATGACGCCGGAGCAGCGGGCCGAGTGGGAGGAGAACGTGAAAGCGCTCTACAAGAGCATGGTCCGCATCGTCATGACCCCGACCTGGGTCAAGCTCATCGACTTCGAGGAAACGCTGCCCACCGCCGTCGAAGAGCTCATCGCCCGGCAGAGCGCCTGA
- a CDS encoding DNA polymerase Y family protein: MNPPVRMLVLWCPDWPAVAAAAVAGEPVGRPAAVFSANRVVACTAVARGYGVRRGMRRREAQSCCPELAVFGEDEGRDARLFESVARAVEELAVGVEVVRPGIVAVPVDGAAGYFGGEHGLLERLVDEVSVAAGVESQVGVADGLFAATLAARRSTLVEPGGTAEFLAPLPIRELDQPEAGRAELVTLLKQLGLHTLGAFAALGESDVSARFGMEGVLAHRLARGRSERPPSRRRPPPELSLAKAFDPPIDRVDAAAFVAKGLGERFHAGLAAYGLACTRLGIYATTETGEQLGRVWRCAEPLTPLGVADRVRWQFEGWLKAKDRPHSGVVRLRLEPEETVEGRSLQLGLWQAGATGVLRPSTEDEDLSGERAGRALVRVQGLLGPESVFTAMLDGGHGPAERARLVPWGDRREKTAQADANWAGRLPSPSPATVFARPVPAQVLDENGRVVEITARRRVTAAPYLVSFEGGEPREVLAWAGPWFVGVRAGAGHARSATRMRLQVLLADGQDAEEAVLLRFEHHKNPMWTLEGKYD, encoded by the coding sequence ATGAACCCGCCGGTCCGCATGCTGGTGCTGTGGTGCCCGGACTGGCCCGCGGTCGCCGCCGCGGCCGTCGCGGGCGAACCCGTCGGCCGTCCGGCCGCGGTCTTCTCGGCGAACCGGGTAGTCGCCTGCACCGCGGTGGCCAGGGGCTACGGCGTCCGCCGTGGGATGCGGCGGCGCGAGGCCCAGTCCTGTTGCCCGGAGCTGGCGGTCTTCGGCGAGGACGAAGGTCGCGACGCCCGGCTCTTCGAATCCGTCGCACGGGCGGTGGAAGAGCTGGCCGTCGGTGTCGAGGTGGTGCGCCCGGGGATCGTCGCCGTCCCGGTCGACGGCGCGGCCGGCTACTTCGGCGGCGAGCACGGCCTCCTCGAAAGACTGGTGGACGAGGTGTCGGTGGCGGCGGGAGTGGAGAGCCAGGTCGGCGTGGCCGACGGCCTGTTCGCCGCGACGCTCGCCGCCCGCCGGTCGACGCTGGTCGAACCGGGTGGGACGGCGGAATTCCTTGCCCCGCTGCCCATCCGCGAACTCGACCAGCCCGAAGCGGGCCGCGCCGAGCTGGTCACCTTGCTCAAGCAGCTCGGTCTGCACACGCTGGGGGCCTTCGCGGCGCTCGGCGAAAGCGATGTCTCCGCGCGCTTCGGCATGGAGGGCGTGCTCGCGCATCGGCTGGCACGAGGGCGGTCCGAACGGCCGCCGTCGCGCCGCCGTCCGCCGCCGGAGCTCTCGCTCGCGAAGGCGTTCGACCCGCCGATCGACCGGGTCGACGCCGCCGCGTTCGTGGCGAAAGGCCTCGGCGAGCGCTTCCATGCCGGGCTCGCCGCGTACGGGCTGGCCTGCACCCGGCTCGGCATCTACGCCACCACCGAGACCGGCGAACAACTCGGCCGGGTGTGGCGTTGTGCCGAGCCGCTGACCCCGCTCGGCGTCGCGGACAGGGTGCGCTGGCAGTTCGAAGGCTGGCTGAAAGCCAAGGACCGCCCCCATTCCGGGGTCGTCCGGCTGCGGCTGGAGCCGGAGGAGACGGTCGAAGGCCGGTCGCTGCAGCTCGGGTTGTGGCAGGCGGGCGCGACGGGCGTGCTGCGGCCGTCCACCGAGGACGAAGACCTGTCCGGTGAGCGGGCGGGCCGCGCCCTGGTGCGGGTGCAGGGGCTGCTCGGGCCGGAGAGCGTCTTCACCGCGATGCTCGACGGTGGGCACGGCCCCGCCGAGCGCGCCCGGCTGGTGCCGTGGGGCGACAGGCGGGAGAAAACGGCGCAGGCGGACGCGAACTGGGCCGGGAGGCTCCCGTCGCCCTCCCCGGCGACGGTGTTCGCCCGGCCGGTGCCCGCCCAGGTGCTGGACGAGAACGGGCGCGTCGTGGAGATCACCGCACGGCGCCGGGTCACCGCCGCGCCGTACCTCGTGAGCTTCGAGGGAGGTGAGCCTCGCGAGGTCCTCGCTTGGGCGGGGCCGTGGTTCGTCGGTGTCCGTGCCGGGGCGGGGCACGCCCGGTCGGCGACCCGGATGCGGTTGCAGGTGCTGCTGGCCGACGGGCAGGACGCCGAGGAAGCGGTGCTGCTCCGCTTCGAGCACCACAAGAATCCGATGTGGACACTGGAAGGGAAGTACGACTGA
- a CDS encoding DUF6350 family protein produces MVRFMKLLTRDERPPGEEPVSDLVPELEVSRAKRVRVLLAAACAPLLFSYSAVAFVLAVVSFAADRSRFSATGSLLAAGPGWLASWQVELELGGHPLGVLPLLPTLAVGWLVARAAARATRRVGGRTPADAVPVVTVIAGAHALFGVLIALLAGGSPIEVNPLTAFCVPGLLAGLAAIAGLAKVCGLPAVVRDRFDPVAVHGLRAGALGLAAFIACGAVVFTAATALSWSTVDSLFEPGFGASFGLFVLSVAYLPNAVVAALSFTTGPGFSVGSLTVGMFGYQEGKLPGVPVLAGIPSHHAVWWPALLLLPALVGALVGWRIRAIDEDPMLRMRAIAVAGALVAFGCVVLGTVSGGRLGDGPFDPVSVPVGVASVIAFCWIVVPGGFVAFFAGPHEAPEPPGEPEVEDIAEVEEEVEPVEEPEAEALEDEEAEAELARELGEDADEVPAEPEPEAEPEQDDVADDADDAVTESTDGSGDESAPDDDR; encoded by the coding sequence ATGGTGCGGTTCATGAAGCTGCTCACCCGCGACGAACGCCCGCCGGGCGAAGAGCCGGTGAGCGACCTCGTCCCCGAGCTGGAGGTCTCCAGGGCGAAGCGGGTTCGTGTGTTGCTCGCCGCCGCCTGCGCGCCCCTGCTGTTCTCCTATTCCGCCGTCGCGTTCGTGCTCGCGGTGGTCTCGTTCGCCGCCGACCGGTCCCGGTTCTCCGCCACCGGCTCCCTGCTCGCCGCCGGCCCCGGCTGGCTCGCCTCGTGGCAGGTGGAACTCGAACTCGGCGGTCATCCGCTCGGCGTGCTGCCGCTGCTGCCGACGCTCGCCGTCGGCTGGCTCGTGGCGAGGGCGGCCGCGCGCGCCACCCGCCGCGTCGGCGGCCGGACCCCGGCGGACGCGGTCCCGGTGGTGACGGTGATCGCCGGGGCGCACGCGCTGTTCGGTGTGCTGATCGCCCTGCTGGCCGGTGGGTCGCCGATCGAAGTGAATCCGCTGACCGCTTTCTGCGTGCCGGGCCTTCTCGCCGGTCTCGCCGCCATCGCGGGACTCGCCAAGGTCTGCGGGCTCCCGGCCGTGGTGCGGGACCGGTTCGACCCGGTGGCCGTCCACGGCCTGCGGGCGGGCGCGCTCGGCCTCGCCGCGTTCATCGCCTGCGGCGCCGTGGTGTTCACCGCGGCCACCGCGCTCTCCTGGTCCACTGTGGACAGCCTGTTCGAGCCGGGCTTCGGCGCGAGCTTCGGCCTGTTCGTGCTCTCCGTGGCCTACCTGCCGAACGCGGTCGTCGCCGCGCTGTCGTTCACCACCGGGCCCGGTTTCTCGGTCGGCTCGCTGACCGTCGGGATGTTCGGCTACCAGGAAGGGAAGCTGCCCGGAGTGCCGGTGCTGGCGGGGATCCCGTCGCATCACGCTGTCTGGTGGCCGGCGTTGCTGCTCCTGCCCGCGCTGGTCGGTGCGCTGGTCGGCTGGCGGATCCGCGCGATCGACGAGGATCCGATGCTGCGCATGCGGGCGATCGCCGTCGCGGGCGCGCTGGTCGCGTTCGGGTGCGTCGTCCTCGGGACCGTCTCCGGCGGCAGGCTCGGCGACGGGCCGTTCGACCCGGTCAGCGTGCCGGTCGGGGTCGCGTCCGTGATCGCCTTCTGCTGGATCGTCGTGCCCGGCGGGTTCGTCGCGTTCTTCGCCGGACCGCACGAGGCCCCCGAACCGCCGGGTGAACCCGAGGTCGAAGACATCGCTGAAGTCGAAGAAGAAGTCGAACCGGTCGAGGAACCCGAGGCAGAAGCGCTCGAAGACGAAGAGGCCGAAGCGGAACTCGCCCGAGAGCTGGGCGAGGACGCCGACGAGGTCCCGGCGGAACCGGAGCCCGAAGCCGAGCCCGAGCAGGACGATGTCGCCGATGACGCCGATGACGCTGTGACCGAGTCCACCGACGGGTCCGGCGACGAAAGCGCCCCCGACGACGACCGTTAG